Proteins encoded together in one Caldicellulosiruptor saccharolyticus DSM 8903 window:
- a CDS encoding ferritin, producing the protein MKNQKIIDMLNEQLNKELFSAYFYTAMEAYFSSQNLDGFAHFFMVQTKEELDHARLIFNYINKIGGRVILKELKQPKIDYTSPTEVFELALAHEQFITSSIHEIAKTALEEKDLTTHSFLQWFINEQAEEEETMDKILRKLKFIKEDPSGLLFLDKELSTRVYAPPSIMQAE; encoded by the coding sequence ATGAAAAATCAAAAGATAATCGACATGTTAAATGAACAGCTGAACAAAGAATTGTTTTCTGCTTATTTTTACACAGCCATGGAAGCTTATTTTTCTTCTCAGAATTTAGATGGTTTTGCTCACTTTTTCATGGTTCAAACAAAAGAGGAATTAGACCATGCAAGACTGATTTTTAACTATATTAACAAAATTGGTGGAAGGGTTATTCTAAAGGAATTAAAACAGCCAAAAATAGATTACACATCACCTACAGAAGTATTTGAACTGGCACTTGCTCACGAACAGTTCATAACATCTTCTATTCATGAAATAGCAAAAACTGCTCTTGAAGAAAAGGACCTCACAACTCACAGCTTCTTGCAATGGTTTATAAATGAACAGGCAGAAGAAGAGGAGACAATGGACAAGATCTTGAGAAAACTAAAATTTATCAAAGAAGACCCAAGCGGACTTTTGTTTTTGGACAAAGAGCTTTCAACAAGAGTTTACGCACCACCTTCGATAATGCAAGCAGAGTAA
- a CDS encoding FmdB family zinc ribbon protein: MLYTYICNSCEEVFEVKASISEISNGLKVSCPKCASEDVRRDYSRINFGTSAGNGSKGESCSTCSGNRGCCGS; the protein is encoded by the coding sequence ATGCTTTACACATATATCTGCAATAGCTGTGAAGAAGTCTTTGAAGTTAAAGCATCTATATCAGAGATTTCAAATGGTCTTAAAGTAAGCTGTCCAAAATGTGCATCAGAGGATGTAAGAAGAGATTACTCTCGAATAAACTTTGGAACATCAGCAGGAAATGGTTCAAAAGGTGAGAGTTGTAGTACCTGTTCAGGTAATAGAGGCTGTTGCGGGAGTTAA
- a CDS encoding ISL3-like element ISCsa1 family transposase — protein MEKYEIIDDTIYIYVKSKNSQATCPYCNQSSNKIHSYYSRSFQDLPIQDKKVVIVLKNRKLFCKNPECRKKTFAERFQFISDNAKRTKRLEDEILNISMNISSVAASKILRRNIANKLKSTICEMIKKAVLIDRDTVKRICIDDFALKRREKYATVMIDIESGKVIDILNSRDYDDVKQWLEEYPNIEVVCRDGSVAYSKAIKDSHCEAIQISDRFHLLKNLTDYCREYIKGEIKNKIKIEMPMVREAETKYSTETKKYHYKTKWELILAVKEMISDGCTINEVCRVLGLGNKTVIKYSKINESDKEKYDREPIGKSKQEDICKRKEELIEQAKLLRRKGYSITGISRELGLDRKTVKKYLESDGRFNHASKGRKFKSKLDNYKECILELFSKGYSGARIFEEIKQMGYDGSYSLVRNFIANINKERIFLEDRNEAIKTVERKSLISLLYRGIEEQKAITAEELEKVMEIYPQLKVVYRLVKQFKEILLNKEVFKVEQWLKESEELDIPELNSFVSGVKRDYEAVRNCIMYEYSNGLAEGVINKIKIIKRIMYGRCSFEMLRSKVLLFNFN, from the coding sequence ATGGAGAAATACGAAATAATTGATGATACAATTTACATCTATGTTAAATCTAAAAATTCCCAAGCTACGTGTCCTTATTGCAATCAAAGTTCTAATAAAATACATTCTTACTATTCGAGAAGTTTTCAAGATCTTCCAATACAAGATAAAAAAGTTGTTATAGTTCTTAAGAATAGAAAATTATTTTGTAAAAATCCTGAGTGCAGAAAAAAAACATTTGCTGAAAGATTTCAATTTATCTCTGATAACGCAAAAAGAACTAAAAGACTTGAAGATGAAATATTAAACATTTCAATGAATATAAGTTCTGTAGCTGCGTCAAAGATATTAAGGAGAAACATTGCAAACAAACTCAAGAGCACAATTTGTGAAATGATAAAAAAAGCAGTTCTAATTGATAGAGATACAGTTAAAAGAATATGTATTGACGATTTTGCCCTAAAGCGCAGGGAGAAATATGCAACAGTAATGATAGATATTGAAAGCGGGAAGGTTATTGATATTTTAAATTCCAGAGACTACGACGATGTAAAACAATGGTTAGAAGAATATCCAAATATAGAGGTTGTATGTAGAGATGGTTCTGTAGCTTATTCTAAAGCAATAAAAGATTCACATTGTGAAGCAATTCAAATAAGTGATAGATTTCATTTATTAAAAAATTTAACCGATTATTGCAGAGAATATATAAAAGGAGAGATTAAAAATAAGATAAAAATAGAAATGCCAATGGTAAGAGAGGCAGAAACAAAATATTCAACTGAGACAAAGAAATACCATTATAAGACAAAATGGGAATTAATACTTGCTGTGAAAGAGATGATTTCGGATGGCTGTACAATAAATGAAGTATGTAGAGTTTTAGGACTTGGGAATAAAACTGTTATAAAGTATTCAAAAATAAATGAGAGCGATAAAGAAAAATATGACAGGGAGCCGATTGGGAAATCGAAGCAGGAAGATATTTGTAAACGAAAGGAAGAATTAATTGAACAGGCCAAATTGCTTAGAAGGAAAGGATATAGCATTACTGGGATATCGAGAGAATTAGGTTTAGATCGAAAAACAGTAAAAAAATATCTTGAATCAGATGGTAGATTTAATCATGCATCGAAAGGAAGAAAATTTAAAAGTAAGTTAGACAATTATAAAGAATGCATTTTAGAACTTTTTTCAAAGGGATATAGTGGTGCAAGGATATTTGAAGAGATAAAGCAAATGGGATACGATGGTTCATATTCGTTAGTAAGGAACTTTATTGCTAATATAAATAAAGAAAGGATATTTTTAGAAGATAGAAATGAGGCAATTAAGACAGTCGAGAGAAAGAGCCTGATAAGTTTGCTTTATAGAGGGATAGAAGAACAAAAAGCTATAACAGCGGAGGAATTGGAAAAAGTAATGGAGATTTATCCTCAATTAAAGGTAGTCTACCGATTAGTCAAGCAGTTTAAAGAAATCCTGTTGAATAAAGAAGTATTTAAGGTAGAGCAGTGGCTTAAAGAGAGTGAAGAGTTAGATATTCCCGAGTTGAATAGTTTTGTATCGGGGGTAAAGAGAGATTATGAAGCTGTAAGAAATTGTATTATGTATGAATACAGTAACGGCTTAGCAGAGGGGGTTATAAATAAGATAAAAATTATTAAGAGAATTATGTATGGTCGCTGTAGTTTTGAAATGTTAAGAAGTAAGGTCTTATTATTTAATTTCAACTAA
- the kduD gene encoding 2-dehydro-3-deoxy-D-gluconate 5-dehydrogenase KduD yields the protein MILDKFKLDGKVAIVTGASTGLGQGMAIALAEAGADIVGVDYVPCTETKQKIESIGRRFLEIQANLMTIEPINMIIEKTIQEFGKLDILVNNAGIIRRCDAIDFTEKDWDDVLAINLKTVFFFCQAAARQFIKQGTGGKIINIASMLSFQGGIRVPSYTASKSGVAGITKALANEWAKYKINVNAIAPGYMATNNTQQLREDPQRSAEILSRIPAGRWGTPEDLQGAVVFLASDASEYVNGCILNVDGGWLAR from the coding sequence ATGATACTTGATAAATTCAAACTTGATGGCAAAGTTGCAATTGTAACAGGTGCATCAACAGGTTTGGGCCAGGGGATGGCAATTGCACTGGCAGAGGCTGGAGCTGATATTGTTGGTGTTGATTATGTTCCATGTACAGAGACAAAACAGAAAATAGAGTCAATTGGAAGAAGGTTTTTGGAGATTCAGGCAAACTTGATGACAATCGAGCCAATTAACATGATTATCGAAAAGACAATTCAGGAATTCGGCAAGCTTGACATTTTAGTGAACAATGCAGGAATTATCAGAAGATGCGATGCTATTGACTTTACTGAAAAGGACTGGGACGATGTGCTTGCAATTAATCTCAAGACAGTATTTTTCTTCTGCCAGGCAGCAGCAAGACAGTTTATCAAGCAAGGAACAGGCGGAAAGATAATAAACATCGCATCCATGCTTTCATTCCAGGGCGGAATTAGGGTTCCATCATACACAGCAAGCAAGAGCGGTGTTGCAGGTATCACAAAAGCGCTTGCAAATGAGTGGGCAAAGTACAAGATAAATGTCAATGCAATTGCACCTGGTTACATGGCAACAAACAATACACAACAGCTCCGTGAAGACCCACAAAGAAGCGCTGAGATATTATCAAGAATACCTGCCGGAAGATGGGGGACACCTGAAGATTTGCAGGGTGCTGTTGTGTTCTTGGCATCAGATGCGTCTGAGTATGTAAATGGCTGTATTTTGAATGTTGATGGCGGCTGGCTTGCAAGGTAA
- the kduI gene encoding 5-dehydro-4-deoxy-D-glucuronate isomerase — protein sequence MEIRFAMHPSQFKTLTTEQMRKEFLIENLFEYGKINMVYTHVDRVIVGGAMPTVEVLVLEDGKEIGAQYFLERREIGIINIGSKGYVIADGHKFELDKKDGLYVGMSTKKLEFGSDDPSNPAKFYFVSTPAHKQYPTEKIDIKQTEATHLGSLSESNERTIYKYIYPDGVKSCQLVMGMTILEPNNVWNTMPCHLHDRRMEVYFYFDMPEDAFVLHLMGEPQETRHIIVRNEQAVISPSWSIHSGVGTKNYTFIWAMAGENQSYSDVNPVPMKELK from the coding sequence ATGGAAATTCGGTTTGCAATGCATCCAAGCCAGTTTAAGACTCTTACGACAGAGCAGATGAGAAAAGAGTTTTTGATTGAAAATCTCTTTGAGTATGGCAAGATAAATATGGTCTACACTCATGTTGATAGAGTGATTGTTGGTGGTGCTATGCCAACAGTGGAAGTTTTGGTTTTAGAAGATGGCAAAGAGATTGGTGCTCAGTATTTTCTTGAAAGAAGAGAGATTGGGATAATTAACATAGGCAGCAAAGGGTATGTCATAGCTGATGGACACAAGTTCGAACTTGACAAGAAAGATGGGCTTTATGTTGGAATGTCGACCAAAAAGCTTGAATTTGGAAGCGATGACCCTTCAAATCCTGCAAAGTTCTACTTCGTTTCAACACCCGCTCACAAGCAGTATCCAACAGAGAAGATTGATATCAAGCAAACTGAGGCAACGCATCTTGGTTCGCTTTCTGAGTCAAATGAAAGGACAATCTACAAATACATCTATCCAGACGGTGTGAAAAGCTGTCAGCTTGTAATGGGAATGACAATTTTAGAGCCGAACAATGTATGGAACACTATGCCATGCCATTTGCATGACAGGAGGATGGAAGTTTATTTCTATTTTGACATGCCTGAAGATGCGTTTGTATTGCACCTAATGGGAGAGCCCCAAGAGACAAGACATATTATTGTGAGAAACGAACAGGCGGTAATCAGCCCAAGCTGGTCGATACACTCTGGTGTTGGAACTAAAAACTACACATTCATCTGGGCAATGGCAGGCGAAAATCAATCATATTCAGATGTTAATCCTGTTCCAATGAAGGAATTGAAATAA
- a CDS encoding sugar kinase has product MFEVTSFGEIMLRLSPPGYQRILQATSFDINFGGAEANVVVALSNIGVKTSYVTLLPQNPLGDATINFLRRYGVDTSYIKRKGRRLGIYFLEKGVGQRASSVVYDRADSAINEIQPGDIDWEDILRKTKIFFSTGITAALSQNVLNELKMAFKTAKNAGAKVAFDINYRSKLWSYDRANEVISELMPYVDILITNEEHVRRVLKIDMEEKYFEGIDLTFDGQKVLFERLQTKYQNLERIILAARRSLSASKNTFFAYTKDENGNIVFSKKREIEVIDRVGAGDAFTAGVLYSILRGLKSSQMLEVATYMCALKHTVEGDSLIVTEDEIKQALSQDSSGMMKR; this is encoded by the coding sequence ATGTTTGAGGTAACAAGCTTTGGAGAGATAATGCTAAGACTCTCACCGCCTGGGTATCAGAGGATTTTACAGGCGACAAGTTTTGACATCAATTTTGGCGGGGCTGAAGCAAACGTTGTTGTTGCTCTATCGAACATTGGGGTAAAGACAAGCTATGTAACACTTCTTCCGCAAAATCCTCTTGGAGATGCTACTATAAACTTTCTGAGAAGATATGGGGTTGATACAAGCTATATAAAAAGAAAAGGCAGAAGGCTTGGAATTTATTTTCTTGAAAAGGGTGTTGGTCAGAGAGCATCTTCTGTTGTATACGACAGAGCAGACTCTGCCATAAATGAGATACAGCCTGGGGATATCGACTGGGAGGACATTTTAAGAAAGACCAAGATATTTTTTTCAACAGGAATCACTGCTGCTTTATCCCAAAATGTGCTAAATGAGCTAAAAATGGCTTTTAAAACTGCAAAAAATGCAGGTGCAAAGGTGGCGTTTGACATCAATTATAGATCAAAACTGTGGAGCTATGATAGAGCAAATGAAGTGATTTCAGAACTTATGCCGTATGTGGACATTTTAATTACAAACGAAGAGCATGTAAGAAGAGTTTTAAAGATTGATATGGAAGAAAAATATTTTGAGGGTATTGACCTGACTTTTGATGGTCAAAAGGTTTTGTTTGAAAGGTTGCAAACAAAGTACCAAAACTTGGAGAGAATAATTCTTGCTGCAAGAAGAAGTCTTTCTGCTTCTAAGAACACCTTTTTTGCTTATACAAAAGATGAAAATGGCAACATTGTATTTTCAAAAAAACGTGAAATAGAAGTTATTGACAGGGTGGGGGCAGGTGACGCTTTTACCGCAGGTGTGCTATATAGCATTTTAAGAGGGCTTAAAAGCAGTCAGATGCTTGAGGTGGCAACATATATGTGTGCTCTAAAACATACAGTTGAAGGCGACAGTTTGATTGTGACTGAGGATGAAATAAAACAAGCACTTTCACAAGATAGTTCTGGAATGATGAAAAGATAA
- a CDS encoding heparinase II/III family protein, with product MREAESLLTQSLYPEEYADSIYSQHGRYGDPANQVSKMGFYLGFTYQVTGDPKYAEKLKEALLYYINYEKWAGRECLDRDPPWTSELNTARFLFGYSIGYDCIHDYLSENERNIIAQGAKRLGIDPLLNDWYLPARRIHSLDSMGHNWWAVCVAEAGLGLLSFVDKIEGAEELANQIIKDFEQWFKYKGAILHNKCTNFDEKGAFYEGAGYTNYAISEFLYFALAHKNLFGYSEIAYKSELEKIANFLIHSIYPTSKEKAPNILINFGDCYVYGNFCEAARLLLACGVDNSAIRWYLERQEPSYSIIDLVYEENIRAKGKLPPNELETSILYKDIGLAILRKSWEIDSTLLAVKCGYTWNHAHADAGSFMLFHEGKPIIIDSGSCSYSREEYKKFYCQSLAHNVVLFDGKGQSEEDIYYGVKYEGKIHNLIETKNIKYVFADATGPMARYFSRNYRHFLWIGNVILIIDDVRAYEEGVFQWLLHYEGEATCKDKEIVIENNDSKIIVRNIFPKEIFIEKVEGLKDHDPDTKATYFSFNTASKGREAKYITALVLLDKNNKIPKISPIEYNEIIGVSIVQGNLITYVYFNERADGRRMHQNSNNNVFGWETDAYILLLTKEKTQVDKDFNHCFIVYGSYLRKGDKIIFDSLSKAFVDFKVDKSCMEIHIEGQDVMRAKFSSEIKPVRVTVNGKIVNFKYDGKKGFVEIVN from the coding sequence GTGAGAGAAGCAGAGTCTCTTTTAACACAATCACTTTACCCTGAAGAATATGCAGATTCAATATATAGCCAGCATGGTAGATATGGTGATCCTGCCAATCAAGTAAGTAAGATGGGATTTTACTTAGGATTCACTTATCAAGTGACAGGTGACCCGAAATATGCTGAAAAACTGAAAGAAGCACTTTTGTATTATATAAACTATGAAAAATGGGCAGGTAGAGAATGCCTTGATAGAGACCCACCATGGACCTCAGAGTTAAATACAGCAAGATTTTTATTTGGATATTCTATAGGTTATGATTGTATACATGATTATCTTTCTGAAAATGAGCGTAATATAATTGCCCAGGGGGCAAAAAGGCTGGGGATTGATCCCCTTCTTAATGATTGGTATTTACCAGCAAGGAGAATTCATTCTTTAGATTCGATGGGACATAACTGGTGGGCAGTCTGTGTTGCAGAAGCTGGACTTGGATTGTTATCTTTTGTTGACAAAATAGAAGGAGCAGAAGAACTTGCTAATCAAATAATCAAAGACTTTGAACAATGGTTTAAATACAAAGGTGCTATTCTTCATAACAAATGTACCAATTTTGACGAAAAAGGTGCATTTTACGAGGGCGCTGGTTATACAAATTATGCTATTTCCGAATTTTTATATTTTGCTTTAGCACATAAAAATTTATTTGGCTATTCCGAGATTGCGTATAAGTCAGAATTGGAAAAGATAGCTAATTTTCTAATTCATTCTATATATCCAACTTCAAAAGAAAAAGCACCAAATATTTTAATCAATTTTGGCGACTGCTATGTTTATGGAAATTTTTGTGAAGCAGCAAGGTTACTTTTGGCCTGTGGTGTTGATAATTCAGCCATAAGATGGTACTTGGAAAGACAAGAACCAAGTTACAGCATTATTGACTTGGTATATGAAGAGAATATTCGAGCTAAAGGAAAATTGCCTCCCAACGAGTTAGAAACTTCAATTCTTTATAAAGATATAGGACTGGCTATTTTAAGAAAATCATGGGAGATAGACTCAACATTGCTTGCTGTGAAATGTGGCTACACCTGGAATCATGCTCATGCTGATGCAGGCTCATTTATGCTTTTCCATGAAGGTAAGCCTATTATAATTGATTCAGGTTCATGCTCATATAGTAGAGAGGAATATAAAAAGTTTTATTGTCAAAGTCTTGCTCATAATGTTGTTCTCTTCGATGGAAAAGGGCAGAGTGAAGAAGATATATACTATGGGGTAAAATATGAAGGGAAAATACATAATTTGATTGAGACCAAGAATATCAAATATGTTTTTGCTGATGCTACTGGTCCGATGGCACGATATTTTTCTCGCAATTACCGGCACTTCCTATGGATTGGTAATGTGATATTAATCATTGATGATGTCAGAGCGTATGAGGAAGGAGTGTTTCAATGGTTGTTGCATTATGAAGGTGAAGCTACTTGTAAGGATAAAGAAATCGTAATTGAAAATAATGATTCAAAAATTATTGTGAGGAATATTTTTCCAAAGGAGATTTTCATAGAAAAAGTTGAAGGGTTGAAAGATCACGATCCAGATACAAAAGCAACCTATTTTTCTTTTAATACTGCGTCTAAAGGTCGAGAAGCCAAGTATATTACTGCTCTGGTTTTATTAGATAAGAATAACAAAATTCCTAAAATATCACCAATTGAATACAATGAAATTATAGGTGTTTCGATAGTCCAAGGTAATTTAATTACTTATGTCTACTTTAATGAAAGGGCAGATGGTAGAAGGATGCACCAAAATAGCAATAACAATGTATTTGGTTGGGAAACTGATGCATATATCTTACTTTTGACAAAAGAAAAAACACAAGTAGATAAAGATTTCAACCATTGTTTCATAGTTTATGGAAGTTATTTACGAAAGGGTGACAAAATTATTTTTGATTCTTTGTCAAAAGCATTTGTTGATTTTAAAGTGGACAAATCATGCATGGAGATTCATATCGAGGGGCAAGATGTAATGCGAGCTAAATTTAGCTCGGAAATAAAACCTGTAAGAGTTACTGTTAATGGGAAGATTGTTAACTTTAAATATGATGGTAAAAAGGGGTTTGTGGAGATAGTTAATTAA